The proteins below come from a single Rhodanobacter sp. LX-99 genomic window:
- a CDS encoding TatD family hydrolase — protein MQLLDIGANLTHESFHHDLDAVLQRAHAQGVTRMVVTGASRDGSEHALALAKAHPGTLFATAGVHPHHAIDYDDATDATLRELARDPAVRAVGETGLDYNRNYSPRDVQLQVFERQLRIAADLQMPLFLHQRDAHTDFVALLRRYRDKVPGAVVHCFTDTGGALRDYLALDCHIGITGWICDERRGTHLRELVRTVPANRLLIETDAPYLLPRTVRPPPAHRRNEPMYLKHICEEIARDRGESAETTAANSTATAEAFFGLAPVP, from the coding sequence ATGCAACTGCTCGACATCGGCGCCAACCTCACCCACGAGTCGTTCCATCACGATCTCGATGCCGTGCTGCAGCGTGCGCACGCGCAGGGCGTGACGCGAATGGTGGTGACCGGTGCGTCGCGCGACGGCAGCGAGCATGCGCTGGCGCTGGCGAAGGCGCATCCCGGCACGCTGTTCGCCACCGCCGGCGTGCACCCGCACCACGCGATCGACTACGACGACGCCACCGATGCAACGCTGCGCGAACTGGCGCGGGATCCTGCGGTACGAGCGGTCGGCGAGACCGGACTGGACTACAACCGCAACTATTCGCCGCGCGACGTGCAGCTGCAGGTGTTCGAACGCCAGCTGCGGATCGCGGCCGACCTGCAGATGCCGCTGTTCCTGCACCAGCGCGACGCGCACACGGACTTCGTCGCGCTGCTCAGGCGCTATCGCGACAAGGTACCCGGCGCGGTGGTGCACTGTTTCACCGATACCGGCGGGGCGCTGCGCGACTACCTGGCGCTGGATTGCCATATCGGCATCACCGGCTGGATCTGCGACGAACGCCGCGGCACCCATCTGCGCGAACTGGTGCGCACGGTTCCGGCGAACCGGCTGTTGATCGAGACCGACGCGCCCTACCTGCTGCCACGCACGGTACGGCCGCCACCGGCGCACCGGCGCAACGAGCCGATGTACCTGAAGCACATCTGCGAGGAGATCGCGCGCGACCGCGGCGAGAGCGCGGAAACCACCGCGGCGAACAGCACGGCGACGGCCGAGGCGTTCTTCGGCTTGGCGCCCGTTCCGTAG
- the gspE gene encoding type II secretion system ATPase GspE, with product MAVNDREAEVCAWLVARGRLKDSDLGRARRLHEESAEGTLTTLMARLGLVSERDLAEAWADLLQVPLLAARDAPELPPADLDVSLRFLKQQHVVPVQDDEHGLALIVADPADPYPLQAVELAAGRPVALRVGLRSEIDGLIERYYGSGRSAMGTIVENLDGSAAEEDDVEHLRDLASEAPVIRLVNLILQRAVEQRASDVHIEPFENRLKVRYRIDGVLHEVEAPPSSSTAAVISRVKIMARLNIAERRLPQDGRIQLRVQGKELDLRVSTVPTSFGESVVMRILDRESVVFDFASLGFTDSFQQRFVDVLEKPHGILLVTGPTGSGKTTTLYTALSRINTNDVKIITVEDPVEYQLEGINQIQVKPQIGLDFSGALRSIMRQDPDVIMIGEMRDLETCRIAIQSALTGHLVLSTLHTNSAAGGITRLLDMGVEDYLLGSTINGILAQRLVRRLDPETAIPYEALPEVIAQFELEKYTDERPIRLWKPGSSAANPSGYRGRRAIMEFLTMSDPLRRLLMQRASEGEIERQARAEGMRTMYEDGIAKAVAGITTLEEVLRVTQEG from the coding sequence ATGGCCGTGAACGATCGCGAGGCGGAAGTCTGCGCGTGGCTGGTCGCGCGCGGCCGCCTGAAGGACAGCGACCTGGGTCGCGCCCGCCGCCTGCACGAGGAATCGGCCGAGGGCACGCTGACCACCTTGATGGCACGGCTCGGGCTGGTGTCCGAACGCGACCTGGCCGAGGCCTGGGCCGATTTGCTGCAGGTGCCGCTGCTGGCGGCGCGCGACGCGCCGGAACTGCCGCCGGCCGACCTCGATGTATCGCTGCGCTTCCTGAAGCAGCAGCACGTGGTGCCGGTGCAGGACGACGAGCACGGATTGGCGTTGATCGTGGCCGATCCGGCCGATCCGTATCCGCTGCAGGCGGTCGAACTCGCCGCCGGTCGACCCGTGGCGTTGCGGGTCGGGCTGCGCTCGGAAATCGACGGCCTGATCGAACGCTATTACGGCAGCGGCCGTTCGGCGATGGGCACCATCGTGGAGAACCTCGACGGCAGCGCGGCGGAAGAGGACGACGTCGAGCACCTGCGCGACCTGGCGTCCGAGGCGCCGGTCATCCGGCTGGTGAATCTCATCCTGCAGCGCGCAGTCGAGCAGCGTGCGTCGGACGTTCACATCGAGCCGTTCGAGAACCGCCTGAAGGTGCGCTACCGCATCGACGGCGTGCTGCATGAAGTGGAAGCGCCGCCGTCGTCGTCCACCGCCGCGGTGATCTCGCGCGTGAAGATCATGGCGCGTTTGAATATCGCCGAGCGTCGTTTGCCGCAGGACGGCCGCATCCAGCTGCGCGTGCAGGGCAAGGAGCTCGACCTGCGCGTGTCGACCGTGCCCACCAGTTTCGGCGAGTCGGTGGTGATGCGCATCCTCGACCGCGAGTCGGTGGTGTTCGACTTTGCCTCGCTCGGCTTCACCGACAGCTTCCAGCAGCGCTTCGTCGACGTGCTGGAAAAGCCGCATGGCATCCTGCTGGTGACCGGCCCCACCGGTTCGGGCAAGACCACCACGCTGTACACCGCGCTGTCGCGGATCAATACCAACGACGTGAAGATCATCACCGTCGAGGATCCGGTCGAATACCAGCTCGAAGGCATCAACCAGATCCAGGTGAAGCCGCAGATCGGTCTGGATTTCTCCGGCGCGCTGCGCTCGATCATGCGCCAGGACCCGGACGTGATCATGATCGGCGAGATGCGCGATCTGGAGACCTGCCGCATCGCGATCCAGTCGGCGCTCACCGGCCATCTGGTGTTGTCCACGCTGCATACCAACTCGGCGGCCGGCGGCATCACGCGCCTGCTCGACATGGGCGTGGAGGACTACCTGCTCGGCTCCACCATCAATGGCATCCTGGCGCAGCGGCTGGTGCGCCGGCTCGACCCGGAAACGGCGATTCCGTACGAAGCGCTGCCGGAGGTGATCGCGCAATTCGAGTTGGAGAAGTACACCGACGAGCGCCCGATCCGCCTGTGGAAGCCGGGCAGCAGCGCGGCCAATCCCAGTGGCTATCGCGGCCGTCGCGCGATCATGGAGTTCCTCACCATGAGCGATCCGCTGCGCCGGCTGCTGATGCAGCGCGCCAGCGAAGGCGAGATCGAGCGGCAGGCGCGCGCCGAAGGCATGCGCACGATGTACGAGGACGGCATCGCCAAGGCCGTGGCCGGCATCACCACGCTCGAAGAGGTCCTGCGCGTCACGCAGGAAGGCTGA
- the gspF gene encoding type II secretion system inner membrane protein GspF, producing the protein MAQFRYKAVNDAGETLQGQMEAASVEEVIGRLQDQGHTPLEALPADGAGGGSGLAALFRRGPFSGDQLAQFTHQLATLLGAGQPLDRALGILLELPEGEHAKKLVERVRDRVRGGNSLSSALDEEHGVFPKLYVSLVRAGEAGGSLEETLRRLADYLERAQQLRGSIVNALIYPAFLLVGVLGSLVLLLAYVVPQFVPIFEDMQVPIPWITAAVLALGNALQSWWWLILLLLGGGLFAWRARLRDPAARLAWHARLLRLRLVGPLLLKVETARIARTLGTLLKNGVPLLSALSIARQVTGNRALDAALDAAHEQVKGGAGLSLALGQSKLFPRLAMQMVQVGEEAGQLDTMLLKVADTFELESKRAIDRLLAALVPALTIVMTVLVAIIMAAILLPLLSLTSNIQ; encoded by the coding sequence ATGGCGCAGTTCCGCTACAAGGCGGTCAACGATGCCGGCGAGACGCTGCAGGGCCAGATGGAGGCCGCCAGTGTCGAGGAAGTGATCGGCCGCCTGCAGGACCAGGGCCACACGCCGCTGGAAGCCCTGCCGGCCGATGGCGCCGGCGGCGGCAGCGGCCTCGCCGCGCTGTTCAGGCGCGGTCCGTTCAGTGGCGACCAGCTGGCCCAGTTCACCCATCAGCTGGCGACCCTGCTTGGCGCCGGCCAGCCGCTGGACCGCGCGCTCGGCATCCTGCTCGAACTGCCCGAGGGCGAGCACGCGAAGAAGCTGGTCGAGCGCGTGCGCGATCGCGTGCGCGGCGGCAACAGCCTGTCGTCGGCGCTGGACGAGGAACATGGCGTGTTCCCCAAGCTGTACGTCAGCCTGGTGCGCGCCGGCGAGGCGGGCGGTTCGCTGGAAGAAACGCTGCGCCGGCTGGCCGATTATCTGGAGCGCGCGCAGCAGCTGCGCGGCAGCATCGTCAACGCGCTGATCTATCCGGCGTTCCTGCTGGTCGGCGTGCTCGGCTCGCTGGTGCTGCTGCTGGCCTACGTGGTGCCGCAGTTCGTGCCGATCTTCGAGGACATGCAGGTGCCGATCCCGTGGATCACCGCCGCGGTGCTGGCGCTCGGCAACGCGCTGCAATCCTGGTGGTGGCTGATCCTGCTGCTGCTCGGCGGCGGCCTGTTCGCCTGGCGCGCGCGGCTGCGCGACCCGGCGGCGCGGCTGGCCTGGCACGCCCGCCTGCTGCGGCTGCGCCTGGTCGGCCCGCTGCTGCTGAAGGTGGAGACCGCGCGCATCGCGCGCACGCTGGGCACCTTGCTGAAGAACGGCGTACCGTTGCTCAGCGCGTTGAGCATCGCGCGCCAGGTCACCGGCAACCGCGCGCTGGACGCGGCGCTGGACGCGGCGCACGAACAGGTCAAGGGCGGCGCGGGCCTGAGCCTGGCGCTGGGCCAGTCGAAACTGTTCCCGCGGCTGGCGATGCAGATGGTGCAGGTCGGCGAGGAAGCCGGCCAGCTCGACACCATGCTGCTGAAGGTCGCCGACACGTTCGAGCTCGAGTCCAAACGCGCGATCGACCGCCTGCTGGCCGCGCTGGTACCGGCGCTGACCATCGTGATGACCGTGCTGGTGGCGATCATCATGGCCGCGATCCTGCTGCCGCTGCTCAGCCTGACCAGCAACATTCAATGA
- the gspG gene encoding type II secretion system major pseudopilin GspG: protein MPTPGLRRASRAAGFTLLEMLAVIVLIGIIGAVVVTQVGKNVDKGKYGAGKAQLMTLSQKIENYALDNGAPPQQLEGLAVKPANAPNWQGPYAKASDLKDPWGHAFGYQYPGQHGGFDLIFYGQDGKPGGDGYSKDVGNWQ from the coding sequence ATCCCGACTCCCGGCCTGCGGCGCGCATCGCGCGCCGCAGGCTTCACCCTGCTCGAAATGCTCGCGGTGATCGTGCTGATCGGCATCATCGGCGCGGTGGTGGTGACCCAGGTCGGCAAGAACGTCGACAAGGGCAAGTACGGCGCCGGCAAGGCGCAGCTGATGACCTTGAGCCAGAAGATCGAGAACTACGCGCTGGACAACGGCGCGCCGCCGCAGCAACTGGAAGGGCTGGCGGTGAAGCCGGCGAATGCGCCGAACTGGCAGGGCCCGTACGCGAAGGCGTCCGACCTGAAGGACCCGTGGGGCCACGCGTTCGGCTACCAGTATCCGGGCCAGCACGGCGGCTTCGACCTGATCTTCTACGGCCAGGACGGCAAGCCGGGCGGCGACGGCTACAGCAAGGACGTGGGTAACTGGCAGTAA
- a CDS encoding GspH/FimT family pseudopilin produces MRVSRANGFTLLEMLAVILLIGIAAAAVSVSVTQGLASARVRAASSELAGALRATRAQAIVRGEEQHFDVDTRANSYDGAKRQGMRLPKGLRVSITSAKEDQPNDHTGRIRFFPDGSSTGGRITLQSGRREWHVNVSWLTGEVRVVDAVAQR; encoded by the coding sequence GTGAGAGTCTCGCGCGCCAACGGCTTCACCCTGCTGGAAATGCTGGCAGTGATCCTGTTGATCGGGATCGCGGCGGCAGCGGTGTCGGTCTCGGTAACCCAGGGCCTGGCCAGTGCCCGCGTGCGCGCGGCCAGCAGCGAGCTGGCCGGCGCGTTGCGGGCCACCCGCGCGCAGGCGATCGTGCGCGGCGAGGAACAGCACTTCGACGTGGACACCCGCGCGAACAGCTACGACGGCGCGAAGCGGCAGGGCATGCGCCTGCCGAAAGGCCTGCGCGTGAGCATCACCAGCGCCAAGGAAGATCAGCCGAACGACCATACCGGGCGCATCCGCTTCTTCCCCGACGGCAGTTCCACCGGCGGGCGCATCACGCTGCAGAGCGGCCGGCGCGAGTGGCACGTCAACGTGTCGTGGCTGACCGGCGAAGTGCGCGTGGTCGATGCGGTGGCGCAGCGATGA
- a CDS encoding prepilin-type N-terminal cleavage/methylation domain-containing protein, whose amino-acid sequence MKAGIPHSRHQGGFSLLEVIAAIMLLAIAFTALMKVAGASINLTHNAAEHSEAAMWARSLLDSAFVGEPVRPGSRSGRFDPQYRWQLDVTPWNQAGPALPGAALQLYQLDLAVSWGPSAHPRSAHFRTLRLGGPVLAGNAQASP is encoded by the coding sequence ATGAAAGCCGGGATTCCCCATTCCCGGCATCAAGGCGGCTTCAGCCTGCTCGAAGTGATCGCCGCGATCATGCTGCTGGCGATCGCGTTCACCGCGCTGATGAAGGTGGCCGGCGCCTCGATCAACCTGACCCACAACGCGGCCGAACACAGCGAGGCGGCGATGTGGGCGCGCAGCCTGCTCGACAGCGCGTTCGTGGGCGAGCCGGTCAGACCGGGCAGCCGCTCCGGCCGCTTCGATCCGCAGTACCGCTGGCAACTCGACGTGACCCCGTGGAACCAGGCCGGGCCGGCGTTGCCGGGCGCGGCGCTGCAGCTGTATCAGTTGGACCTTGCCGTGTCGTGGGGGCCGTCGGCGCATCCGCGTTCGGCGCACTTCCGCACGTTGCGGCTGGGTGGGCCGGTGCTTGCCGGCAATGCGCAGGCGTCCCCGTGA
- a CDS encoding prepilin-type N-terminal cleavage/methylation domain-containing protein, with protein sequence MKRVAGFTLLEVLAALVLLALLLVGVYSGIRTATHSVRSGTAAIERIDQVRSAQQFLRRELAQSLTQPIGHTDHGEPVYFEGSAREMRYVAPLPGYLGKLGPQLQRLRLVDDGHGGLRLELSLALLPPDGQPPQPLGEPQVLLDHIKAGGFHYRGVDRQGAALPWSPIWADGRLLPQLVRVELQVPDTVDWPQLDVPLRVNPAQAGLPQLGLRGGSLR encoded by the coding sequence GTGAAACGCGTCGCTGGCTTCACCTTGCTGGAAGTGCTGGCCGCGCTGGTGCTGCTGGCGTTGCTGCTGGTCGGGGTGTACTCGGGCATCCGCACCGCCACCCACAGCGTGCGCTCGGGCACCGCGGCGATCGAGCGGATCGACCAGGTGCGTTCGGCCCAGCAGTTCCTGCGCCGTGAACTGGCGCAAAGCCTGACCCAGCCGATCGGCCATACCGATCATGGCGAGCCGGTTTATTTCGAGGGCAGCGCGCGCGAGATGCGTTACGTGGCGCCGCTGCCCGGTTACCTCGGCAAGCTGGGTCCGCAGCTGCAGCGGTTGCGACTGGTCGACGACGGCCATGGCGGGCTGCGGCTGGAGTTGAGCCTGGCCCTGCTGCCGCCGGACGGCCAGCCGCCGCAGCCGCTGGGCGAGCCGCAGGTGCTGCTCGACCACATCAAGGCCGGCGGCTTCCACTATCGCGGCGTCGATCGGCAGGGCGCGGCGCTGCCGTGGTCGCCGATATGGGCCGATGGCCGCCTGCTGCCGCAGCTGGTGCGCGTCGAACTGCAGGTGCCGGACACGGTGGACTGGCCGCAACTGGACGTGCCGCTGCGGGTGAATCCGGCGCAGGCCGGCCTGCCGCAACTGGGCCTGCGCGGCGGGAGCCTGCGATGA
- a CDS encoding type II secretion system protein GspK, which translates to MKRAPRRSSASQRGVALLLVLWACTLLAILLGGYAALARTEGLQARYQFAQTQAHYAAEAGLMRAVYGLQSPQPEQRWVGDGRAYTFRYDGATVSVRAIDEGGKVDLNAASPDVLLGLFQAAGLKPDKAQALADRVVDWRNPVGLEGEAASQRAAYVADGRDYGPRNGPFASIEELQMVLGMTPALYRQVAPAVTIWAGGASPDPNTAPPLALAAIPGMTPEQRKMVEAARQRNANDPRLVLNNGTTHSIRSEATLADGTRAVLRATIRLQAGQVQPYTVLRWQEGEAE; encoded by the coding sequence ATGAAGCGCGCACCGCGGCGGTCGTCGGCCAGCCAGCGCGGGGTCGCCCTGCTGCTGGTGCTGTGGGCGTGCACGCTGCTGGCGATCCTGCTCGGCGGCTACGCCGCGCTGGCGCGCACCGAAGGCCTGCAGGCACGCTACCAGTTCGCCCAGACCCAGGCGCATTACGCCGCCGAGGCCGGCCTGATGCGCGCCGTCTACGGCTTGCAGAGCCCGCAGCCGGAGCAGCGCTGGGTCGGCGACGGCCGGGCCTACACGTTCCGCTACGATGGCGCCACGGTCAGCGTGCGTGCGATCGACGAAGGCGGCAAGGTCGACCTCAACGCCGCTTCGCCCGACGTGCTGCTTGGCCTGTTCCAGGCCGCCGGGCTGAAGCCGGACAAGGCACAGGCCCTGGCCGACCGCGTGGTCGACTGGCGCAACCCGGTCGGCCTCGAAGGGGAGGCCGCCAGCCAGCGTGCCGCCTACGTGGCGGACGGGCGCGACTACGGCCCGCGCAACGGCCCGTTCGCCAGCATCGAGGAATTGCAGATGGTGCTGGGCATGACGCCGGCGCTGTACCGGCAGGTGGCGCCGGCGGTGACGATCTGGGCAGGTGGTGCCAGCCCGGATCCGAACACCGCGCCGCCGCTGGCGCTGGCCGCGATCCCGGGGATGACGCCGGAGCAGCGCAAGATGGTCGAGGCGGCGCGGCAGCGGAACGCGAACGATCCGCGGCTGGTTCTGAACAACGGAACGACGCATAGTATCCGGTCCGAGGCTACGCTGGCCGACGGCACGCGTGCGGTCCTGCGCGCCACGATTCGCCTGCAGGCGGGGCAGGTGCAACCGTATACCGTGCTGCGCTGGCAGGAGGGGGAGGCAGAATGA
- a CDS encoding PilN domain-containing protein, translating to MSTATQSLQPWVDRVRRGWRASPLPGFLGWWGSELRGMLPPRWRGWFGSGADWHLLQHAGAQWSLRRSGHGDVLANWDDGADMAADGVRVLPVALNAALQRVDREDLRLALLLPPAVVLRRTLALPLAARDNLLQVAGFEMDRQTPFGVAQVHYAVRELGTPAAPGRFNAELVVVTRDALDPLLARLRAQDIEVDAVDLAVGDGRLGVNLLPPEQVPHRARPRRRLNLILAAACVLLLALVLGEWLHNRQVALAQMQAEVEAMRGEAQQVAALRQQLQDNAGAAGFLAQRKKNTVAMLSLLQDVTARLPDSAWLERFSVDNTGQLGFQGQSQQAAKLLDALKDSKLITDASFQGSIQPDPTTGKERFYLTARVNQPKPPAATPATGGSAP from the coding sequence ATGAGTACGGCAACGCAGTCGCTGCAGCCGTGGGTGGATCGTGTACGCCGCGGCTGGCGTGCTTCGCCGTTGCCGGGATTCCTCGGCTGGTGGGGCAGCGAGCTGCGCGGCATGCTGCCGCCGCGCTGGCGCGGCTGGTTCGGCAGCGGCGCGGACTGGCATCTGCTGCAGCACGCCGGCGCGCAGTGGAGCCTGCGCCGCAGCGGCCACGGCGACGTGCTGGCGAACTGGGACGACGGCGCCGACATGGCCGCCGATGGCGTGCGCGTCCTGCCGGTCGCGCTGAACGCCGCCTTGCAGCGCGTGGATCGCGAGGACCTGCGGCTGGCGCTGCTGCTGCCGCCCGCGGTGGTGCTGCGGCGCACGCTGGCGCTGCCGCTGGCCGCGCGCGATAACCTGCTGCAGGTGGCCGGTTTCGAGATGGACCGGCAGACCCCGTTCGGCGTGGCGCAGGTGCATTACGCCGTGCGCGAGCTGGGCACGCCCGCCGCGCCCGGGCGCTTCAACGCGGAACTGGTGGTGGTCACCCGCGACGCGCTGGATCCCTTGCTGGCGCGCCTGCGCGCGCAGGACATCGAGGTCGACGCGGTGGACCTGGCGGTGGGCGACGGCCGTCTCGGCGTCAACCTGCTGCCGCCGGAGCAGGTGCCGCATCGCGCGCGTCCGCGCCGCCGGCTGAACCTGATCCTGGCGGCCGCGTGCGTGCTGTTGCTGGCCCTGGTGCTGGGCGAGTGGCTGCACAACCGGCAGGTGGCGCTGGCGCAGATGCAGGCCGAGGTCGAGGCGATGCGCGGCGAGGCACAGCAGGTGGCCGCGCTGCGCCAGCAGCTGCAGGACAACGCCGGTGCGGCCGGCTTCCTGGCCCAGCGCAAGAAGAACACGGTAGCCATGCTCAGCCTGCTGCAGGACGTCACCGCGCGGCTGCCGGACAGCGCGTGGCTGGAACGCTTCAGCGTCGACAACACCGGCCAGCTCGGCTTCCAGGGGCAGAGCCAGCAGGCGGCGAAACTGCTCGACGCGCTGAAGGATTCGAAACTGATCACCGACGCCAGTTTCCAGGGCAGCATCCAGCCCGACCCGACCACCGGCAAGGAGCGTTTCTACCTGACCGCGCGCGTGAACCAGCCGAAGCCGCCGGCAGCGACCCCGGCAACCGGCGGGAGTGCGCCATGA
- the gspM gene encoding type II secretion system protein GspM, whose protein sequence is MKMTALSPRDSRIAAILLLLLALLLAYFTLLHWWFVAPLQQVRSEMADLRDTHSRYAAAIAEKPALQRRIAALGAGQAASSAFLAADDPNTAAADLMQRVVDVVAGNTTGGRCVVSQKMPLPNPPATAGEPYRKAAVSISLSCDVEPLAAVLQALEQGTPYLFVDDLSIYRNPVAAQQDSAAPLEVQFTLSGYVRPARNAPAPSSRSPDAAGAAP, encoded by the coding sequence ATGAAGATGACCGCCCTGAGTCCGCGCGACAGCCGCATCGCGGCGATCCTCCTGTTGCTGCTGGCGCTGCTGCTGGCCTACTTCACGCTGCTGCACTGGTGGTTCGTGGCGCCGTTGCAGCAGGTGCGCAGCGAGATGGCCGACCTGCGCGACACGCACAGCCGCTACGCCGCCGCGATCGCCGAGAAGCCGGCGCTGCAGCGGCGCATCGCCGCGCTCGGCGCCGGCCAGGCCGCCAGCAGCGCGTTCCTCGCCGCCGACGATCCGAACACCGCCGCGGCGGACCTGATGCAGCGCGTGGTCGACGTGGTCGCCGGCAACACCACGGGCGGGCGTTGCGTGGTGAGCCAGAAGATGCCGTTGCCGAACCCGCCGGCCACCGCCGGCGAGCCGTATCGCAAGGCGGCGGTGAGCATCAGCCTGAGCTGCGACGTCGAGCCGCTGGCGGCGGTGCTGCAGGCACTGGAGCAGGGTACGCCGTATCTGTTCGTCGACGATCTCAGCATCTACCGCAACCCGGTCGCCGCGCAGCAGGACAGCGCCGCACCGCTGGAGGTGCAGTTCACCCTGTCCGGCTATGTGCGCCCGGCGCGCAATGCGCCGGCGCCGTCCAGCCGTTCGCCCGACGCCGCGGGAGCCGCGCCATGA
- a CDS encoding general secretion pathway protein GspN codes for MNAANQRQLTPLLIALVVVLGAVLLLLLAGIGRGAQWDEPRPLAPLPPAGNPANLPQPVPLQQFALVWQKPLFSPDRKPVARAADGGSNLGDLELTGIILTPGLRMALLHDRNGDKQVRLREGEALPDGSVKLVELRPRSALFDSPAGRTELKLPAGAPIDQPRAGPDARGQPAGEAAMQVAPGDAGAPPAGERAGSGRATIVPMRPAPAASPQPAGESAAERLRKNIQKRRAARAAAAHEGVR; via the coding sequence ATGAACGCCGCCAATCAGCGTCAGCTGACCCCGCTGCTGATCGCGCTCGTGGTGGTGCTGGGGGCCGTGCTGCTGTTGCTGCTGGCCGGCATCGGCCGCGGCGCACAGTGGGACGAACCGCGACCGCTGGCGCCGCTGCCGCCGGCCGGCAATCCCGCCAACCTGCCGCAGCCGGTGCCGTTGCAGCAGTTCGCGCTGGTCTGGCAGAAGCCGTTGTTCAGCCCCGACCGCAAGCCCGTCGCGCGCGCCGCCGACGGCGGCAGCAATCTCGGCGATCTCGAACTGACCGGCATCATCCTCACCCCCGGCCTGCGCATGGCCTTGCTGCACGACCGCAACGGCGACAAGCAGGTGCGCCTGCGCGAAGGCGAGGCGCTGCCCGACGGCAGCGTGAAGCTGGTCGAGCTGCGCCCGCGCTCGGCGCTGTTCGACTCGCCGGCGGGACGCACCGAACTGAAGCTGCCGGCCGGCGCGCCGATCGATCAGCCGCGGGCCGGGCCGGACGCGCGCGGCCAGCCGGCCGGCGAGGCGGCGATGCAGGTCGCGCCAGGCGATGCCGGGGCGCCGCCGGCGGGTGAGCGCGCCGGCTCCGGCCGCGCCACGATCGTGCCGATGCGTCCCGCCCCGGCGGCCTCGCCGCAGCCTGCCGGGGAATCGGCCGCCGAGCGGCTGCGCAAAAACATCCAGAAACGTCGGGCCGCCCGTGCCGCCGCGGCCCACGAAGGAGTACGTTGA